The Phycisphaerales bacterium AB-hyl4 genome has a window encoding:
- a CDS encoding helix-turn-helix domain-containing protein — protein MTTARYLSPPAYAKLLGCNVSKVLAWIGDGQLEAIDVSTRPGIGRPRWRISSEAIERFERRRSSLTTNATQRTTPRRRRQRAVPQYV, from the coding sequence ATGACCACCGCCCGCTATCTATCGCCGCCGGCCTACGCCAAGTTGCTCGGCTGCAATGTCTCCAAGGTTTTGGCGTGGATTGGCGACGGACAGCTTGAGGCCATCGACGTTTCCACCCGCCCCGGCATCGGTCGCCCCCGATGGCGCATATCGAGCGAAGCCATCGAACGCTTCGAGCGCCGTCGATCCAGTCTCACCACGAACGCAACCCAACGCACTACTCCGCGCCGACGTCGACAGCGGGCAGTGCCGCAGTACGTCTGA
- a CDS encoding helix-turn-helix domain-containing protein: MERQSLQTAKEVARDLGIPAKWLRDEARDGRIPHIKIGRRIRFNGVAVERALLQRAAEQEVAR; the protein is encoded by the coding sequence ATGGAAAGGCAGTCGCTACAGACCGCAAAAGAGGTGGCCCGAGACCTTGGCATCCCCGCCAAGTGGCTGCGTGACGAGGCGCGGGACGGGCGGATACCGCACATCAAGATTGGACGGCGAATCCGTTTCAACGGTGTGGCCGTCGAGCGCGCGCTACTCCAGCGGGCAGCGGAGCAGGAGGTGGCGAGATGA